One genomic window of Solea solea chromosome 12, fSolSol10.1, whole genome shotgun sequence includes the following:
- the cetp gene encoding cholesteryl ester transfer protein, protein MAPGVCVFLCVVVCVLGASHGCLQDPASAYSLTGAVCRLTYPAAVVLNEKTTKVIEAAFQHARYPSVKGEKSLLLVGKVMYGLHNLEIHNLTIGRSAFELRAGEGIAMEISNVSAVFRGTIEYGYGSWLVVLSQTLDFDIESQIDLGIKPKLYCANDKVAADTSDCYLNFHKLRLHLQGDKEPNWLKKLFTDFITFTVKLLIKSQVCKEINKVSNVLADFIQDTAGQFLSDGDISVDVGVTAAPVITANYIESYHKGVTNYHNSSALIIDSVFHPSQLTENRMLYFWLSDQVFNPMIAAAHKDGRFQLSISGAELTELFNRSLCSVTPEFIQQCLWDSDSPELRLWTSSVPFLNTSTLGSTVWVETSGQLTCGRSQSVPTLFFQTRVVVDVTASYSEKQLFLQRNSSQIFVIRADLTSQNQTLVHEDENEDEEFVREAVEKIGVPKVLSVLQTEITRLLDKQGTKLFDIIHPEVIPRDGFMVIQMDFGFPHHLLVDFLKKTLQ, encoded by the exons ATGGCTCCCGGTGTCTGCGTCTTCTTGTgcgtggtggtgtgtgtgttgggggcgTCCCATGGCTGCCTGCAGGACCCTGCCTCGGCCTACTCACTCACCGGAGCCGTGTGCCGCCTCACGTACCCGGCTGCTGTCGTCT tgaATGAAAAAACTACGAAGGTGATCGAGGCCGCATTCCAACATGCTCGCTACCCGAGTGTAAAAGGAGAGAAATCCTTGCTGTTGGTGGGTAAAGTTATGTACGGTCTGCACAA TTTAGAGATTCACAACCTGACGATTGGTCGAAGTGCGTTCGAGCTGCGTGCAGGTGAAGGCATCGCCATGGAGATCAGCAACGTGTCGGCAGTCTTCAGAGGAACCATCGAGTACGGATACGGCAGCTGGCT tgtcGTTTTATCGCAAACTCTGGACTTTGACATCGAGTCTCAGATTGatctgggaatcaaacccaaacTCT ACTGTGCTAACGATAAAGTGGCGGCCGACACGTCCGACTGTTACCTGAACTTTCATAAGCTCCGCCTCCATCTGCAGGGAGACAAAGA GCCAAACTGGCTGAAGAAACTCTTCACTGACTTCATCACCTTCACTGTCAAACTGCTCATTAAGAGCCAG GTTTGTAAGGAGATCAACAAGGTGTCGAACGTTCTGGCTGATTTCATCCAGGACACTGCAG ggcAGTTCCTCAGTGATGGAGACATCAGTGTCGATGTTGGTGTCACTGCTGCTCCTGTCATCACTGCCAACTACATAGAGTCTTATCACAAG GGAGTGACTAATTACCACAATAGCTCCGCCCTCATCATTGACTCTGTCTTCCACCCGAGTCAGCTGACTGAGAACAGGATGCTGTATTTCTGGTTGTCag ATCAGGTCTTTAACCCCATGATCGCCGCTGCTCACAAAGATGGCCGCTTCCAGCTCAGCATCTCTGGGGCGGAGCTTACC GAACTTTTCAACAGGAGTCTCTGCAGCGTCACACCTGAGTTTATACAACAG tgtctGTGGGACTCGGATTCTCCAGAACTCAGACTGTGGACTTCATCTGTTCCTTTCCTCAACACGTCCACCTTGGGATCGACTGTGTGGGTGGAGACATCTGGTCAGCTGACCTGTGGGCGGAGTCAAAGCGTTCCAACACTCTTCTTTCAAACG agggtGGTCGTGGACGTCACAGCGTCTTATTCAGAGAAGCAACTCTTCCTCCAGAGAAACTCTTCACA gaTTTTTGTGATTCGTGCTGATTTGACGTCACAAAACCAAACC ctggtCCATGAAGatgaaaatgaagatgaagagtttGTCAGAGAAGCTGTGGAGAAGATCGGGGTTCCTAAGGTTTTATCAG TTCTTCAGACAGAGATAACACGACTTCTGGACAAACAGGGAACAAAATTATTTGACATCATTCACCCTGAAGTGATTCCTCGAGAC GGCTTCATGGTGATTCAGATGGACTTTGGTTTCCCTCATCACCTCCTGGTTGACTTCCTCAAGAAGACACTACAGTAA
- the snx20 gene encoding sorting nexin-20, whose translation MAEPGPGPGPEWGGTHVDSLTPGCSSLTTKQLQENLRAVKRQQRPLRLLFEIPTSRIIEQTLSKHVVYEVVVLRSGSFDSRRSSVERRYSDFLRFHHKLLQEFSDELEEVLLPRKLFTGNFCPEVIAERRAALQDYLARVYDVRCVRRSSHFATFFTEREQQLAHALLRGGQFEAALEQLQLVLEMEEKLLPWQSPALVVPTLSALAVCYRDLERAEQAFAAAQRALPVVRRYGLDRHRVALLDLLVDVGYELGRPVAQVQEELMRLKDTERGQVSHSLKELVVQQFL comes from the exons ATGGcagaaccaggaccaggaccaggaccagaatGGGGCGGGACTCATGTGGACTCTCTGACTCCAG gttgtTCCAGTCTGACCACAAAGCAGCTGCAGGAGAATCTACGGGCTGTGAAGCGGCAACAGCGCCCCCTCAGGCTGCTCTTTGAAATCCCAACATCTCGTATCATCGAACAAACTCTGTCGAAACACGTG gtGTACGAGGTCGTGGTGTTACGCTCTGGCAGCTTCGATTCTCGCCGCAGTTCTGTCGAGCGCCGTTACAGCGACTTCCTCCGCTTCCACCACAAACTGCTGCAGGAGTTCAGCGACGAGCTGGAGGAGGTGCTTCTGCCTCGCAAACTCTTCACCGGGAACTTCTGTCCCGAGGTCATCGCAGAGCGACGCGCGGCGCTCCAGGATTATTTAGCCCGCGTGTACGACGTTCGCTGCGTTCGCCGCTCTTCTCACTTCGCCACGTTCTTCACGGAGCGCGAGCAGCAGCTGGCGCACGCTCTGCTGCGCGGCGGACAGTTCGAGGCGGCGCTGGAACAACTGCAGCTGGTTttagagatggaggagaagctgttgccatggcaaagCCCCGCCCTCGTCGTACCCACCCTCTCCGCCCTCGCCGTCTGTTACCGTGACCTGGAGCGTGCGGAGCAGGCGTTTGCTGCGGCACAGAGGGCGCTGCCTGTGGTCAGACGCTACGGACTGGACCGCCACAGGGTGGCGCTCTTAGACCTGCTGGTGGACGTGGGCTATGAGCTGGGCCGCCCGGTGGCTCAGGTGCAGGAGGAGCTGATGAGGTtgaaggacacagagagaggacaggtgTCTCACTCCCTGAAGGAGCTGGTGGTTCAGCAGTTTCTCTGA